GACTCGCTGGAATTGGTAGTGGTCCTTTAGTTTGGAAATATTTACCTTGATAGTTTACTGGTTTCACCTTGCTATCTTCGACAAATTCACCTGTAGCTTTGTCTGCAATATACGCATCTTCACCAAAGCTTCCCCACAGTGATTGAACAGCGTTGATCATCTCATCAGCCATTTCATAGCGTGTTGTCGTATCAGGGAGTGGATTATTACCAAAGTTATAAGCGACTTCACGTGTACCTGTTGTTACAGCATTCCATCCTGCACGTCCGCCGCTCATCACATCCAATGCTTTCAATTGACGTGCTAAATTATATGGGAAGTTATATGTTGTTGAGTATGTCGCAACAAGACCAATTTTTTCAGTATGAGATGCAACTGCTGATAATAGTGTCATTGGTTCCATCACAAATTGCGGTGTTTTACGATCTACTGAACCACTTACGCCAGCCCCTACTTTTGCGGGTGTATCTGCAATAAATAACGTATGGAATTTTCCTTTTTCTGCTAATTTTGCAAGTTCAATAAATGTGTTCACGTTCGTATATGCTTTAGGATCTGAATCTTCGTAACGCCATGATAATTGTTCACCACCATAACCTGTGACTAAAAACATCGCTAATTTCATTTTTTTATTGTCATTATTTAAATAATCATTCATCTTAATTTTCTCCTTTCATAATACCTGTCATTAAACGATCAACAATATCTGCTGCAGGTTCTACTTTGTGAATCATTGAAATCCCTAGACCAACGGATGCATATCCTTTTGTAAGATCTCCAAAAATCATGCCGTCTCTCATACCTGATCCTTGTCGAGATGCTTTGAAAATGTCCTCATTTGTTGCATGTTCACGGTCCATTTGAACGAGTTTATTTGGTAACTCACCTGGTAGTGAACGATAATATGCCGGTAATGTACGATATAACAACATGTCATGCGCATTTGAATCAATGACCGCTTGTTTAATGTTGTCTGCCATTCGAGATTCTTCAGCTGTTAGAAAACCTGTTCCGACAAAGATACCTTCTGCTCCGAGTGCCATTGCAGCATATGCGGTTCTTTCATCTGTAATACCACGGGCTGCCATCACTGGTACGCGTCCTTTAGCCACATCTACTAATAATGGGACAATTGAGAAAGTACCAATCACTTTCGTTGGTACTTGTCCACCTTCATCAAATCCAGTAGCAACAATGATATCCACGCCACCTTGAATGGCTTCTTCTGTAATTTCAGGTGTTGGTTCACCCCGATATACAACTTTAATCCCTTTTTCTTTGAATTTTTGTGTCCATTCTTTAGAAAATGCACCGACCATAATAGCAACTTCAACATTCTCTTCAACCATGAGGTCTAGCATTGGTTGTGTATATGCATCAAATCCTGAGACGCTTGTTACAACGTTCATACCGATTGGATTTGATGTGATTTCTTTAGCAATTCTTACTTCTCTTCTTAAGTTTTCAATTGTTTCTTCAACAGATTGCGCTTGTTCTGTTTGTCCTGCATTAATGCCAATGACACCTAACGCCCCTGCTTTACTAATAGCGCCTACGAATTTTCCATCTGTTAACCAGTTCATCGGTGCTTGAATAATTGGTTTTTCAATTCCTAAGATTTCTGTAATACGACTTTTCATAGTATTTGCGCTCCTTCGCTTTGTTTTATAAAATGTATATTACACCTGTCACTTAACTCCAACAAGGACACTTAATGAACATCTGTCCTATAAGTGACGAAATTTTAAAAATGTCATAGAAAGGGCACATCATGGACAAACGATTTCTAAAAAATGAGAAACAAATCAAACAAGCTATTTTAACTTTATTACAATATAAAAAATTCCCTACGATCTCAGTAAAGGAGATTTGTGAACTGGCAGAATGCTCACGCAATACGTTTTATCTCCATTATGATAGTAAGGAACATTTATTAGACACTATTATCAATGAAATTGTAGAAAGCATTGAAGAAAGTTGTGAACCTGTTGTGAAAGATTATAGACAAATCGGTCGTGCAGAATCTAAGAAATATACCGATAATATTTTAAGTGCCATTTATGAACATCAATCTGTGATTAAAATTCTCTTATCTCAAGAACAATGGTACTTCTCTCAACGTTTAGTAGAAGTCTTACTTGATGCGAGTACTCGTGAAGCTAAAAGACTGAAACATCCGATTAACCCTTCATTCTTAGTCTTTTTCATGAATGGTGTAATTGGCTATGTGCTTCATTGGTTACAACAAGACATCTCACTCGAAGAAGCCCAAGAAGAATTAGATAACGCCATTCATTTTAAATTTTAATCAAAAAAGTAGTGACATCTCCTTTTTTTAAAATTAGCATGTCACTACTTTTTTAGTTTTGTCTATCATACTTGTTGCTTCCACACGCCAAAAAAGACATTTTTGTAGTGTAAAAGCGACATCTCATAAAAATTATTTTTCTTCTTTTTTCAGACCATATTGATACGGTATGCCGAAGTTTTCTCTTAATGTATCGCCTTCATACTCTTCATGGAAAATGCCTCGTTCTTGTAAAATCGGTACCACTTCATCTACAAAGCGTGGTAAGTCAACTTCATAAACATTCGGCATCACCCAAAAGCCATCTGCACCGCCTTGTTCAAACCATTCAGTTAAATAATCCGCGATATCTTCTGCTGTACCTACTGCTGCTGGATGATAGTCAATAACAGAGTGGTAAATGACATAACGTAATGTCCAACCTTCACGCGCAACTTTTATAATGTTTTCAATTCTAGGATCACTGTATGGTGTCACAACAACATTATCTAAAATTTCGGAATCAATTGGCTTATCAATATCAGCCATTGTAAATTGTACACCTAATGCGTAGCCAATTTGAGCAACTCTTTGATAAAACGTTTGCTCATCAATAAATTGTGAATGACGCTCTAATGCATCTTTCTTCGTATCTCCTATTAAAGGCATAACCCCAGCAATAAATTTAATTTCATCTGGGTCACGACCATTTTCAACAGCCGTTTGTCTTAGCGCATTACGTGTTTCTCGTCCTTGCTCAATCGTCCAAACTTCTCCAATCATCGCATTTGCATACTTTCCTGCATAAGCGATACTATTGCCAGAACCGCCTGAATGGAAAATAACAGGTTGTCCTTGTTTTGAAGGGGGGATTGGAAGTGTACCTGTACTTTCAACATATTTCCCTTTAATAGAGACTGATTCCACTTCATCATAATCAGCAAAAATTTTATTTTCTTTATCAAGTTTTAATGCATCTTCGCCCCAAGTTCCCCATAGCGTTTGAACCGCTTCTGTAAATTCATACGCTTTGCCATAACGATCGAAACTAGGTGAAAGCTTAACGCCATATGCACTCGCACTCACACCATTCGCACCTGTTACCGCATTCCAAGCGGCACGCCCGTTACTAATCGCGTCTAGTGATTTAAACTGTCTTGCAATTTCATAAACACTATTCCAAGATGTTGCTTTTGTAATTGCCATCCCAATGTGTTTTGTATTATGTGCAATCACTGTCGCAATCAATAATGGATCCACACCCATCGTTTGTGCTTTTCCATTGTCCGTTTCTTTTGTTCCTGGAAAATCACCGAAGAACATAAATTGGAACTTACCTTTTTCTGCTAATTGTGCAGCCTTAATGTCATAGGATAAGTCAGGGTATTTTTCAAAGTTTATTTTCGGATCTGTCCAAGATCTCATACTAAGACCAGGCACGCCAAACATAGCTAATCCTAGCATCATTTGCTTTTTATTTTCTGCCATATTTATTCTCCTTTTATACGATACTTGTTTTATTTTATAGTAAGTTATTGTACACTTGTAACATAACGTAGTCAATTTACACTTCTGGCAAAAGTGTCACTTATCATTTTTAAAGGAGTACAATATGATTCAAGATTTGAGATTTAGAAAAGTAGAAGAAAATTTGAGGGCTGCCCTATTAACATTATTAAAAGAAAAAACATATCAAAAAATTACTGTTACGGATATATGTCAAACAGCAAAATGTTCTAGAAATGCCTTTTATTTACACTATGAAAGTAAAGAAAATCTATATCAAGCCATTCTAATAGATATTATTGTAGATATTGAGGAGAGTTGTCGTCCAGTTGTTGAAAACTTTTCCGATATTGGTGTTGCAGAATCTAAAGAATATTTAACGAATATCTTAAATGCTGTAGAACATCATCGCCCGATCTTGTCACAACTATTAGAAAACAAACAGGTTAATTTTTCCGATAGTTTAAAGCAGAGTATGATTGAAGCGATGCGAACCTATTCTAAAAAAATTAATCATGACCCCGATTTAGACAATATTCATTACACAACGAGTGGTATTGTTGGATTTATTGAATATTGGGTCGTCCATACGGATTACACATTAGAAGAGGCAAAAGAAAGGCTCTTTACAATTACCTTTCAAAACACACATTCAGAAAATAATTTATTTTAGATATAGCAAGTGAACCGAACAGAGATATTTTGATGTCGTGGAGCTGGATATGGTATTAAAAAGAGGATTTGAGTAGAAATATTGTAATTTCACCAAAATTCATTTCTACTCAAACCTAAATATTTTTTCAAATTATCTCAATTAATACTCTGTCCATGAAAATAATGTCTCATCTCTATCTAATAATTTAATTCTATTCATTTCTTCAGGTAATAATTGAAAATCAAAAATGGACATATTTTCTTCTAAGCGTTCAATACGTTTTGTTTTAGGAATCACTGATACCCCACGTTGTGTTAAAAAGCGCAATACAATTTGTGAAGGTGATTTCTTATATTTTTCCGCAAGTTGAATTAATTCTGGTTGTTCATCAATACCAAGCTTTCCTTGTCCCAGTGGTGACCATGCTTGCATAACTGTCCCATGAGCCCCCAGCTTTTGTTGTAAGGCCCACTTTTGAAATTGTATATGACATTCTACTTGATTGACTGCTGGAATAATATCAACTTTTTTCAAAAATTGTTCAAATCTCTTCTGATCATAATTGGAAATACCAATTGCTTTAACTTTCCCGTCATGATATGCCTCTGACAAAGCTTCGTACATAGCTATATCATTTGAATATGGCTCATGAACTAACAGAAGATTAACATAATCCAAACTCAAATTGTCTAAAGAATGTATAATACCATCACGTGCTTGTTTGTATCCATTACAACGACCATCTAACTTTGTCGTAATAAATAAATCATCACGGTTCACAGAAGTTCTGGCAATCCCTTGCCCTACTTCTTTTTCATTGTCATACATTTGAGCAGTATCAATCAGACGATAGCCCAACTGTATCGCTTCAGATACTAGAGAAGTACATGTCTCTCCTCTCAAATCCCATGTACCTAATCCTACTAAAGGCATTTTTACGTCATTGTTTAACGTTAAATATTCCATATAATCCCTCCAATTTCAGCAACGAACATCGTGATATAGAATAATTACATACATAAATTCTATCTCAAAAATTCTTTTTATCAAAAAATACGTATATTATCATCTTTTGTGATAAAAATCAGTTTTATTAATAAAAACAACCGAATAATAGCGGCCAACAAAACACTGAAAATATGGTCCCTATTTTATCTAAAGTTCAACAAGTTATGAACTAATTAAAAATTTTATCAATAACTTTCGTTGTCATACTTAAACTGCTTAAATAAGCCACCGAATTCTATCAACCTATTAGAAAAATATTTCAAGAATTTGCGTCAGTATCTTTAAAAGATATTCTAGATGGCACAAAAAAATATGGATTAGACCATTTATAAAAGGCAAAACAAAAGCTATGAAATCAGACGACTTCATAGCTTTTGTTTTGTTGTATTTAAGATGGTTCCATACCGTATACTTTATTTTCTTTCTAACTATTACCTAAAATTTCTAAATATCTCTCCAACATATCATTGATATATTTCGCAAATAAATCTTCCATTGCTGATAACGTCCCTTTGGAATGATACATTTCAAATGCTTTATAGTATGCAAGTCTATCTGTAAATTTAATATCAATGGGTGGATAACCTGCTTTCATCAACTCTAAATTCACAAGTAGCCTGCCCGTACGTCCATTACCATCAATAAACGGATGA
This region of Staphylococcus sp. IVB6240 genomic DNA includes:
- a CDS encoding NtaA/DmoA family FMN-dependent monooxygenase (This protein belongs to a clade of FMN-dependent monooxygenases, within a broader family of flavin-dependent oxidoreductases, the luciferase-like monooxygenase (LMM) family, some of whose members use coenzyme F420 rather than FMN.) gives rise to the protein MAENKKQMMLGLAMFGVPGLSMRSWTDPKINFEKYPDLSYDIKAAQLAEKGKFQFMFFGDFPGTKETDNGKAQTMGVDPLLIATVIAHNTKHIGMAITKATSWNSVYEIARQFKSLDAISNGRAAWNAVTGANGVSASAYGVKLSPSFDRYGKAYEFTEAVQTLWGTWGEDALKLDKENKIFADYDEVESVSIKGKYVESTGTLPIPPSKQGQPVIFHSGGSGNSIAYAGKYANAMIGEVWTIEQGRETRNALRQTAVENGRDPDEIKFIAGVMPLIGDTKKDALERHSQFIDEQTFYQRVAQIGYALGVQFTMADIDKPIDSEILDNVVVTPYSDPRIENIIKVAREGWTLRYVIYHSVIDYHPAAVGTAEDIADYLTEWFEQGGADGFWVMPNVYEVDLPRFVDEVVPILQERGIFHEEYEGDTLRENFGIPYQYGLKKEEK
- a CDS encoding nitronate monooxygenase → MKSRITEILGIEKPIIQAPMNWLTDGKFVGAISKAGALGVIGINAGQTEQAQSVEETIENLRREVRIAKEITSNPIGMNVVTSVSGFDAYTQPMLDLMVEENVEVAIMVGAFSKEWTQKFKEKGIKVVYRGEPTPEITEEAIQGGVDIIVATGFDEGGQVPTKVIGTFSIVPLLVDVAKGRVPVMAARGITDERTAYAAMALGAEGIFVGTGFLTAEESRMADNIKQAVIDSNAHDMLLYRTLPAYYRSLPGELPNKLVQMDREHATNEDIFKASRQGSGMRDGMIFGDLTKGYASVGLGISMIHKVEPAADIVDRLMTGIMKGEN
- a CDS encoding TetR/AcrR family transcriptional regulator — protein: MIQDLRFRKVEENLRAALLTLLKEKTYQKITVTDICQTAKCSRNAFYLHYESKENLYQAILIDIIVDIEESCRPVVENFSDIGVAESKEYLTNILNAVEHHRPILSQLLENKQVNFSDSLKQSMIEAMRTYSKKINHDPDLDNIHYTTSGIVGFIEYWVVHTDYTLEEAKERLFTITFQNTHSENNLF
- a CDS encoding aldo/keto reductase codes for the protein MEYLTLNNDVKMPLVGLGTWDLRGETCTSLVSEAIQLGYRLIDTAQMYDNEKEVGQGIARTSVNRDDLFITTKLDGRCNGYKQARDGIIHSLDNLSLDYVNLLLVHEPYSNDIAMYEALSEAYHDGKVKAIGISNYDQKRFEQFLKKVDIIPAVNQVECHIQFQKWALQQKLGAHGTVMQAWSPLGQGKLGIDEQPELIQLAEKYKKSPSQIVLRFLTQRGVSVIPKTKRIERLEENMSIFDFQLLPEEMNRIKLLDRDETLFSWTEY
- a CDS encoding TetR/AcrR family transcriptional regulator translates to MDKRFLKNEKQIKQAILTLLQYKKFPTISVKEICELAECSRNTFYLHYDSKEHLLDTIINEIVESIEESCEPVVKDYRQIGRAESKKYTDNILSAIYEHQSVIKILLSQEQWYFSQRLVEVLLDASTREAKRLKHPINPSFLVFFMNGVIGYVLHWLQQDISLEEAQEELDNAIHFKF